One genomic segment of Streptomyces liangshanensis includes these proteins:
- the kdpA gene encoding potassium-transporting ATPase subunit KdpA: MGPVPASVLQVVALVVALGLAYRPLGDYMAGVYSSPKHLRAEKAIYRIIGADPTTEMRWPAYLRGVLAFSAVSVLFLYLLQRVQGGLPGSLGFSSIDPDQAFNTAASFVSNTNWQSYYGEQAMGHVVQTGGLAVQNFLSAAVGMAVAVALVRGFARSRTGELGNFWSDLVRGTVRILLPIAVIGAIVLVACGAIQNFAGIHEVGQFTGGSQQWNGGAVASQEAIKELGTNGGGYFNANSAHPFENPDGISNLFEIFLILLIPFALTRTFGRMVGNVKQGYAILAAMVVIWIGFTAVMLWTEFHHGGTAFQDAGGALEGKETRFGVGGSSIFAVATTLTSTGAVNAFLSSFTGYGGGIALLGMQLGEVAPGGVGSGLYGILIMALIAVFLAGLMVGRTPEYLGKKIGTRQIKFAALYILITPALVLSFTAVAMALPTPGHSMTNSGAHGFTEILYAYTSAANNNGSAFAGLNADTQWFNTTLGIVMLLGRFLPMVFILALAGSLAEQKPVPETLGTLRTHKPLFVGLLVGTVLIVTALTYFPALALGPLAEGLGS, translated from the coding sequence ATGGGCCCCGTCCCCGCAAGCGTGCTCCAGGTGGTCGCGCTCGTCGTCGCCCTCGGGCTGGCGTACCGCCCCCTCGGCGACTACATGGCCGGCGTCTACAGCTCGCCCAAGCACCTCAGGGCCGAGAAGGCGATCTACCGGATCATCGGCGCCGATCCCACCACCGAGATGCGCTGGCCCGCCTACCTGCGCGGCGTCCTCGCGTTCTCCGCGGTGAGCGTCCTGTTCCTCTACCTGCTCCAGCGGGTCCAGGGCGGTCTGCCCGGCTCGCTCGGCTTCTCCTCCATCGACCCGGACCAGGCGTTCAACACCGCCGCGTCCTTCGTCTCCAACACCAACTGGCAGTCGTACTACGGCGAGCAGGCCATGGGCCACGTCGTGCAGACCGGCGGGCTCGCCGTCCAGAACTTCCTCTCGGCCGCCGTCGGCATGGCCGTCGCGGTGGCGCTGGTACGGGGCTTCGCCCGCTCCCGCACCGGTGAGCTGGGCAACTTCTGGTCGGACCTGGTCCGCGGCACCGTACGGATCCTGCTGCCGATCGCCGTCATCGGCGCGATCGTCCTGGTCGCGTGCGGCGCGATCCAGAACTTCGCGGGCATCCACGAGGTCGGCCAGTTCACGGGCGGGTCCCAGCAGTGGAACGGCGGCGCCGTCGCCTCCCAGGAGGCCATCAAGGAGCTGGGCACCAACGGCGGCGGCTACTTCAACGCCAACAGCGCCCACCCCTTCGAGAACCCCGACGGGATCTCCAACCTCTTCGAGATCTTCCTGATCCTGCTCATCCCGTTCGCCCTGACCCGCACCTTCGGCAGGATGGTCGGCAACGTCAAGCAGGGTTACGCGATCCTCGCCGCCATGGTGGTGATCTGGATCGGCTTCACCGCCGTGATGCTGTGGACGGAGTTCCACCACGGCGGAACCGCGTTCCAGGACGCGGGCGGCGCGCTGGAGGGCAAGGAGACCCGCTTCGGGGTCGGCGGCTCGTCGATCTTCGCGGTGGCCACCACCCTCACCTCCACCGGCGCCGTCAACGCCTTCCTCTCCTCGTTCACCGGGTACGGCGGCGGCATCGCCCTGCTCGGCATGCAACTGGGCGAGGTGGCGCCCGGCGGGGTCGGCTCCGGCCTCTACGGGATCCTGATCATGGCGCTCATCGCGGTGTTCCTCGCCGGGCTGATGGTCGGCCGGACACCCGAGTACCTGGGCAAGAAGATCGGCACCCGGCAGATCAAGTTCGCCGCGCTCTACATCCTGATCACCCCGGCGCTGGTCCTGAGCTTCACCGCCGTGGCCATGGCCCTGCCCACCCCGGGCCACTCCATGACCAACTCCGGCGCCCACGGCTTCACCGAGATCCTGTACGCGTACACCTCGGCGGCCAACAACAACGGCTCGGCGTTCGCCGGGCTCAACGCCGACACCCAGTGGTTCAACACCACCCTCGGCATCGTCATGCTGCTCGGCCGCTTCCTCCCCATGGTGTTCATCCTCGCCCTGGCCGGTTCGCTCGCCGAGCAGAAACCGGTGCCCGAGACGCTGGGCACCCTCCGTACCCACAAGCCGCTCTTCGTCGGGCTGCTCGTCGGCACGGTCCTGATCGTCACCGCTCTGACCTACTTCCCGGCGCTGGCCCTGGGCCCGCTGGCCGAGGGGCTGGGGTCATGA
- a CDS encoding sensor histidine kinase — MGRGKLRIYLGAAPGVGKTYAMLSEAHRRVERGTDCVVGFVEHHGRARTEVMLHGLEEVPRRELEYRGTLFTEMDVDAVLARHPAVALVDEMAHTNVPGSTHEKRWQDIEELLRAGIDVVSTVNIQHLESLGDVVESITGVRQRETVPDEMVRRADQIELVDMSPQALRRRMAHGNVYKPDKVDAALSHYFRPGNLTALRELALLWVADRVDEYLQEYRGEHNIRSTWQARERIVVGVTGGPEGRTLIRRAARLAEKGAGGEVLAVYIARSDGLTAVSPKELTVQRTLVEDLGGTFHHVIGDDVPSALLEFARGVNATQIVLGSSRRKTWQYVFGPGVGTTVARESGPDLDVHIVTHEEVAKGRGLPVARGARLGRQRIIWGWLVGVVAPVLLSFLLTALHDTLGLANDVLLFLFLTVLSALLGGLRPALASAAVSTLLLNFYFTPPTHTLTIQDPKNLVAITIFFAVAVAVASVVDLAARRTHQAARLRAESEILSFLAGSVLRGETTLDALLERVRETFAMESVALLERGGDVEPWTRAGSVGPAPVDRPESADVDMPVGDHMALALSGRVLPAEDRRVLAAFAAQAAVVLDRQRLVGEAEHARALAEGNRIRTALLAAVSHDLRTPLAGIKAAVTSLRSDDVEWSEEDRAELLEGIENGADRLDHLVGNLLDMSRLQTGTVTPLIREIDLDEVVPMALGGVPDGSVVLDVPESLPMVAVDPGLLERTVANIVENAVKYSPEGQRVVVAASTLGSRVEVRVVDSGPGVPDDAKDRIFEPFQRHGDAPRGAGVGLGLAVARGFAEAMGGTLAAEDTPGGGMTMVLTLRAAPGPAPAPSGQPARVSS, encoded by the coding sequence ATGGGACGCGGCAAGCTGAGGATCTATCTGGGGGCGGCGCCCGGGGTCGGCAAGACGTACGCGATGCTCTCCGAGGCCCACCGCCGCGTCGAGCGCGGTACGGACTGCGTCGTCGGCTTCGTGGAGCACCACGGCCGGGCCCGTACGGAAGTCATGCTGCACGGCCTCGAAGAGGTCCCGCGCCGGGAGCTGGAGTACCGGGGGACCCTCTTCACCGAGATGGACGTGGACGCCGTCCTCGCCCGGCACCCCGCCGTCGCCCTCGTGGACGAGATGGCCCACACGAACGTCCCCGGCTCCACCCACGAGAAGCGCTGGCAGGACATCGAGGAACTGCTCAGGGCCGGCATCGACGTCGTCTCCACCGTCAACATCCAGCACCTGGAGTCACTCGGTGACGTGGTCGAGTCGATAACCGGCGTCCGGCAGCGCGAGACCGTGCCCGACGAGATGGTGCGGCGGGCCGACCAGATCGAGCTGGTCGACATGTCCCCGCAGGCCCTGCGCCGCCGCATGGCCCACGGGAACGTCTACAAGCCCGACAAGGTCGACGCGGCCCTCTCCCACTACTTCCGCCCCGGCAACCTGACCGCCCTGCGCGAGCTGGCGCTGCTCTGGGTCGCCGACCGGGTCGACGAGTACCTCCAGGAGTACCGGGGCGAGCACAACATCCGCTCCACCTGGCAGGCCCGCGAACGCATCGTCGTCGGAGTGACCGGCGGACCCGAGGGCCGTACGCTCATCCGCCGCGCGGCCCGCCTCGCCGAGAAGGGCGCGGGCGGCGAGGTCCTCGCCGTCTACATAGCGCGCAGCGACGGCCTCACCGCCGTCTCGCCCAAGGAACTGACCGTCCAGCGCACCCTGGTGGAGGACCTCGGCGGCACCTTCCACCACGTCATCGGCGACGACGTCCCCTCCGCCCTGCTCGAATTCGCCCGGGGCGTCAACGCCACCCAGATCGTGCTGGGCTCCAGCCGCCGCAAGACCTGGCAGTACGTCTTCGGCCCCGGCGTCGGCACGACCGTGGCCCGCGAGTCGGGCCCCGACCTCGACGTGCACATCGTCACGCACGAGGAGGTGGCCAAGGGGCGGGGCCTGCCGGTGGCGCGCGGCGCCCGCCTGGGCCGTCAGCGGATCATCTGGGGCTGGCTGGTCGGGGTGGTCGCGCCCGTCCTGCTCTCGTTCCTCCTCACGGCCCTCCACGACACACTCGGGCTCGCCAACGACGTCCTGCTCTTCCTGTTCCTGACCGTCCTGTCGGCGCTGCTCGGCGGGCTGCGCCCGGCCCTCGCGTCCGCCGCCGTCAGCACCCTGCTGCTGAACTTCTACTTCACCCCGCCCACCCACACCCTCACGATCCAGGACCCCAAGAACCTCGTCGCCATCACGATCTTCTTCGCGGTCGCCGTGGCCGTCGCGTCGGTGGTGGACCTGGCGGCGCGTCGTACGCACCAGGCGGCGCGGTTGCGGGCGGAGTCGGAGATCCTGTCGTTCCTCGCGGGCAGTGTGCTGCGGGGCGAGACGACGCTGGACGCGCTGCTGGAGCGGGTCCGCGAGACCTTCGCCATGGAGTCCGTGGCGCTCCTGGAACGCGGCGGCGACGTCGAGCCGTGGACGCGCGCGGGCAGCGTGGGGCCGGCGCCCGTCGACCGCCCCGAGAGCGCCGACGTGGACATGCCGGTGGGGGATCACATGGCGTTGGCGTTGTCGGGGCGGGTGTTGCCGGCGGAGGACCGGCGGGTGCTGGCGGCTTTCGCGGCGCAGGCGGCGGTGGTGCTGGACCGGCAGCGGCTGGTGGGGGAGGCGGAGCACGCGCGGGCGCTCGCGGAGGGCAACCGGATCCGTACCGCGCTGCTCGCGGCGGTCAGCCACGACCTGCGGACCCCGCTGGCGGGCATCAAGGCCGCGGTCACCTCGCTGCGGTCCGACGACGTCGAATGGTCCGAGGAGGATCGGGCGGAACTGCTGGAGGGCATCGAGAACGGCGCCGACCGCCTCGATCACCTGGTCGGGAACCTGCTGGACATGTCCCGTCTCCAGACCGGGACGGTCACCCCGCTGATACGGGAGATCGACCTCGACGAGGTCGTCCCGATGGCGCTGGGCGGCGTCCCCGACGGCAGTGTCGTCCTGGACGTCCCCGAATCGCTCCCCATGGTCGCCGTGGACCCCGGCCTCCTGGAACGTACCGTCGCGAACATCGTCGAGAACGCCGTCAAGTACAGCCCCGAGGGACAGCGCGTCGTCGTCGCGGCCAGCACCCTCGGCTCGCGCGTCGAGGTACGCGTCGTGGACAGCGGCCCCGGTGTCCCCGACGATGCCAAGGACCGGATCTTCGAACCCTTCCAGCGCCACGGCGACGCCCCGCGCGGCGCCGGGGTCGGCCTCGGACTCGCGGTCGCCCGCGGCTTCGCCGAGGCCATGGGCGGCACCCTCGCCGCCGAGGACACCCCCGGCGGCGGCATGACCATGGTCCTCACGCTCCGAGCGGCCCCCGGACCCGCGCCGGCCCCCTCGGGACAACCCGCCCGCGTCAGCTCATGA
- a CDS encoding DUF3710 domain-containing protein, translated as MFGRKKSGSAEDAADAAGEAEQFDGVAGVGGSAADDSEAASGSRRVNLPPAPRPDGPWDVSEVSKPDEGRVDLGGIFVPGVDGMELRVEVAGDAIVAATIVLRDSAVQLQAFAAPKKEGIWGEVREEIASGITQQGGIIDEVEGPLGWELRAQVPVQLPDGTGGIQLVRFVGVDGPRWFLRGVISGQGAVQPQAAGLLEQIFRDTVVVRGDGPMAPRDPIVLKLPDDAQMVAEGVQQEEQEGSRFSGGMGSLQRGPEITEVR; from the coding sequence GTGTTCGGTCGCAAGAAGAGTGGTTCCGCAGAGGACGCGGCGGACGCGGCAGGCGAGGCCGAGCAGTTCGACGGCGTTGCCGGCGTGGGTGGTTCCGCCGCGGACGACAGCGAGGCCGCGTCGGGCTCCCGCCGGGTGAATCTTCCCCCGGCCCCCCGCCCCGACGGCCCCTGGGACGTCTCCGAGGTCTCCAAGCCCGACGAGGGCCGTGTCGACCTGGGCGGGATCTTCGTGCCCGGGGTCGACGGCATGGAGCTGCGGGTCGAGGTCGCCGGTGACGCGATCGTCGCCGCCACCATCGTCCTGCGCGACAGCGCGGTCCAGCTCCAGGCCTTCGCGGCGCCCAAGAAGGAAGGCATCTGGGGCGAGGTGCGCGAGGAGATCGCCTCGGGCATCACCCAGCAGGGCGGCATCATCGACGAGGTCGAGGGCCCCCTCGGCTGGGAGCTGCGGGCCCAGGTGCCCGTCCAGCTGCCGGACGGCACCGGCGGCATCCAGCTGGTGCGCTTCGTGGGCGTCGACGGCCCCCGCTGGTTCCTGCGCGGCGTGATCTCCGGCCAGGGCGCGGTCCAGCCGCAGGCGGCCGGGCTGCTGGAGCAGATCTTCCGGGACACCGTGGTCGTCCGCGGTGACGGACCGATGGCGCCGCGTGACCCGATCGTCCTCAAGCTGCCCGACGACGCGCAGATGGTCGCCGAGGGTGTCCAGCAGGAGGAGCAGGAAGGCTCCCGCTTCTCCGGTGGCATGGGTTCGCTCCAGCGCGGTCCCGAGATCACCGAGGTGCGCTGA
- a CDS encoding potassium-transporting ATPase subunit C — protein sequence MNSSASGGARLLGAALRALVVLTVLCGVLYPLAVTGVAQGLFPHQANGSEVKSGGRVVGSSLIGQRYDLPLEKGQETPAPDLRWFQPRPSNGLGSNSVNTQYKLILSGATNRSGDNEELIQWVKDAKAAVVKDNSVPGHPVSPSEVPPDAVTSSGSGLDPDISPAYARLQVNRVAERNHLTAAQVGRLVEQHTDGRALGFIGEPTVNVLALNTALKDLAG from the coding sequence ATGAACAGCTCAGCAAGCGGCGGCGCACGGCTCCTCGGGGCCGCCCTGCGCGCGCTCGTCGTCCTCACCGTCCTGTGCGGCGTCCTCTACCCGCTGGCCGTCACCGGCGTCGCCCAGGGCCTCTTCCCCCACCAGGCGAACGGCTCCGAGGTGAAGTCCGGCGGCAGGGTCGTCGGCTCCTCGCTCATCGGCCAGCGCTACGACCTGCCGCTCGAGAAGGGCCAGGAGACGCCCGCGCCGGACCTCAGGTGGTTCCAGCCGCGCCCCTCCAACGGCCTGGGCAGCAACTCCGTCAACACCCAGTACAAGCTGATCCTCTCCGGGGCGACCAACCGCTCGGGCGACAACGAAGAGCTGATCCAGTGGGTCAAGGACGCCAAGGCCGCCGTCGTCAAGGACAACTCCGTGCCCGGCCACCCGGTCAGCCCCTCCGAGGTGCCGCCCGACGCGGTCACCTCCTCGGGCTCCGGCCTCGACCCGGACATCTCACCGGCGTACGCCCGGCTCCAGGTGAACCGGGTCGCGGAGCGCAACCACCTGACCGCGGCGCAGGTCGGCCGGCTGGTCGAGCAGCACACGGACGGGCGCGCGCTCGGCTTCATCGGCGAGCCCACGGTGAACGTCCTCGCCCTGAACACCGCCCTCAAGGACCTGGCCGGCTGA
- the kdpB gene encoding potassium-transporting ATPase subunit KdpB: MSTVTPTRAPHSDIPGGHGPGDGRVGGGLFDPKQLITSFPEAVRKLDPRVMVKSPVMFVVEIGSVLTTVLAVTRPGDWFGWAIAAWLWLTTIFANLAEAVAEGRGKAQADTLRRAKTETVARRLVGKSPASRTEEQVPGTELRIGDLVVCEAGDIIPGDGDVVDGVASVDESAITGESAPVIRESGGDRSAVTGGTKVLSDRVVIKITTKPGETFIDRMIKLVEGAARQKTPNEIALNILLASLTIVFLIAVVTLQPFAVYAGAGQSLIVLTALLVCLIPTTIGALLSAIGIAGMDRLVQRNVLAMSGRAVEAAGDVSTLLLDKTGTITLGNRQAAEFVPVAGVTAAELADAAQLSSLADETPEGRSVVVLAKERYGLRERGRGELAGAEWVAFTAQTRMSGVDLTEHGAPRRIRKGATGSVVAWVEQSGGHASGEARTLTERISTAGGTPLLVAVEDAGGARVLGVIHLKDVVKEGMRERFDELRRMGIKTVMITGDNPLTARAIAEEAGVDDFLAEATPEDKMALIKREQAGGKLVAMTGDGTNDAPALAQADVGVAMNTGTSAAKEAGNMVDLDSNPTKLIEIVEIGKQLLITRGALTTFSIANDVAKYFAIIPAMFAVAYPSLDRLNIMHLSSPESAILSAVVFNALVIVALVPLALRGVRYRPTSADRMLRRNLGIYGLGGLIAPFVGIKLIDLLLSLIPGIG, from the coding sequence ATGTCCACTGTCACTCCGACCCGTGCGCCGCACAGCGACATCCCGGGCGGCCACGGCCCGGGGGACGGACGCGTCGGCGGGGGTCTCTTCGATCCCAAGCAGCTGATCACGTCGTTCCCCGAGGCGGTGCGCAAACTCGACCCGCGGGTCATGGTCAAGTCGCCCGTGATGTTCGTGGTCGAGATCGGCTCCGTCCTCACCACGGTCCTGGCCGTCACCCGTCCGGGGGACTGGTTCGGCTGGGCCATCGCCGCCTGGCTCTGGCTCACCACGATCTTCGCCAACCTGGCGGAGGCCGTCGCCGAGGGCCGAGGCAAGGCGCAGGCGGACACCCTGCGCCGGGCCAAGACCGAGACCGTCGCCCGCCGGCTCGTGGGGAAGAGCCCCGCGAGCCGTACCGAGGAGCAGGTGCCCGGCACCGAGCTGCGCATCGGCGACCTGGTCGTCTGCGAGGCGGGCGACATCATCCCCGGCGACGGGGACGTCGTCGACGGCGTCGCCTCGGTGGACGAGTCCGCCATCACCGGTGAGTCCGCGCCCGTCATCCGCGAGTCCGGCGGCGACCGCTCGGCCGTCACCGGCGGAACGAAGGTCCTCTCCGACCGGGTCGTCATCAAGATCACGACCAAGCCCGGCGAGACCTTCATCGACCGCATGATCAAGCTGGTCGAGGGCGCGGCCCGGCAGAAGACGCCCAACGAGATCGCGCTGAACATCCTTCTCGCGTCCCTCACGATCGTCTTCCTGATCGCCGTCGTCACCCTCCAGCCCTTCGCGGTCTACGCGGGAGCCGGCCAGTCCCTGATCGTGCTGACCGCCCTGCTGGTCTGCCTCATCCCGACCACCATCGGCGCGCTCCTCTCGGCGATCGGCATCGCGGGCATGGACCGGCTGGTCCAGCGCAACGTGCTCGCCATGTCGGGCCGGGCCGTCGAGGCCGCCGGCGACGTCTCCACGCTCCTGCTGGACAAGACCGGCACCATCACCCTCGGCAACCGCCAGGCCGCCGAGTTCGTCCCGGTCGCCGGCGTGACCGCCGCCGAGCTGGCCGACGCCGCCCAGCTCTCCTCGCTGGCCGACGAGACCCCCGAGGGCCGGTCCGTGGTGGTCCTCGCCAAGGAGCGGTACGGGCTGCGCGAGCGCGGCCGGGGCGAACTGGCCGGCGCCGAGTGGGTCGCCTTCACCGCCCAGACCCGCATGTCCGGCGTCGACCTCACCGAGCACGGCGCGCCCCGCCGTATCCGCAAGGGCGCGACCGGATCGGTCGTCGCCTGGGTCGAGCAGAGCGGCGGCCACGCGTCCGGCGAGGCCAGGACGCTCACCGAGCGGATCTCCACGGCCGGCGGCACCCCGCTGCTGGTCGCCGTCGAGGACGCCGGGGGAGCACGGGTCCTCGGGGTGATCCACCTCAAGGACGTCGTCAAGGAGGGCATGCGCGAGCGGTTCGACGAGCTGCGCCGTATGGGCATCAAGACGGTCATGATCACGGGCGACAACCCGCTGACCGCCCGGGCCATCGCGGAGGAGGCGGGCGTCGACGACTTCCTCGCCGAGGCCACCCCCGAGGACAAGATGGCCCTCATCAAGCGCGAACAGGCCGGCGGCAAGCTCGTCGCCATGACCGGCGACGGCACGAACGACGCCCCCGCGCTGGCCCAGGCCGACGTCGGCGTGGCCATGAACACCGGCACCTCGGCCGCCAAGGAGGCCGGGAACATGGTGGACCTGGACTCCAACCCCACCAAGCTCATCGAGATCGTGGAGATCGGCAAGCAGCTGCTCATCACACGCGGAGCGCTCACCACGTTCTCCATCGCCAACGACGTCGCGAAGTACTTCGCGATCATCCCCGCGATGTTCGCGGTGGCGTACCCCAGCCTGGACCGGCTCAACATCATGCACCTGTCCTCGCCGGAGTCCGCGATCCTCTCCGCCGTCGTCTTCAACGCCCTGGTCATCGTGGCGCTGGTGCCGCTCGCCCTGCGGGGCGTGCGCTACCGGCCGACGAGCGCCGACCGGATGCTCAGGAGAAACCTCGGCATCTACGGCCTCGGCGGCCTGATCGCCCCGTTCGTCGGCATCAAGCTCATCGACCTGCTCCTCTCCCTCATCCCCGGCATCGGGTGA
- the dut gene encoding dUTP diphosphatase: protein MSRAPVDVLIRRVDPEVPLPAYGHPGDAGVDLVTTEAAELAPGERAVLPTGVSIALPDGYAAFVHPRSGLAARCGVALVNAPGTVDAGYRGEIKVILVNLDPRESVRFERFDRIAQLVVQQVEKVRFHEVAELPGSARAEGGFGSTGGHASVGGAQGGNRYASVVSDREGQ from the coding sequence ATGAGCCGTGCCCCTGTTGACGTACTGATCCGCCGGGTCGATCCGGAGGTCCCGCTGCCCGCGTACGGGCATCCCGGGGACGCCGGGGTCGATCTGGTGACCACCGAGGCCGCCGAGCTGGCCCCCGGCGAGCGGGCCGTGCTGCCGACGGGGGTGTCGATCGCGCTGCCCGACGGGTACGCGGCCTTCGTGCACCCGCGCTCGGGGCTCGCCGCCCGCTGCGGTGTCGCCCTGGTGAATGCCCCAGGGACCGTGGATGCCGGGTACCGTGGAGAGATCAAGGTGATCCTGGTCAATCTCGATCCGCGCGAGAGCGTGCGGTTCGAACGATTCGACAGGATTGCCCAATTGGTCGTCCAGCAGGTCGAGAAGGTGCGCTTCCACGAGGTGGCGGAGCTTCCCGGGTCCGCGCGGGCCGAGGGGGGCTTCGGGTCCACCGGGGGCCACGCCTCCGTGGGCGGCGCACAGGGTGGGAATCGATACGCTTCGGTCGTATCAGACCGGGAAGGACAGTAA
- the kdpF gene encoding K(+)-transporting ATPase subunit F, whose product MTAENIAGLVVAVALLGYLVLALLFPERF is encoded by the coding sequence ATGACCGCCGAGAACATCGCAGGCCTGGTCGTGGCCGTCGCCCTGCTGGGCTATCTCGTCCTCGCCCTCCTCTTCCCGGAGAGGTTCTGA